The Zingiber officinale cultivar Zhangliang chromosome 10A, Zo_v1.1, whole genome shotgun sequence genome contains a region encoding:
- the LOC122027111 gene encoding F-box protein At2g26160-like, translating to MENRRRATGNKRRRRRRSPAPPRPASDERRSGLRDSLLRSSLDRTNRNQRRRPPASDRTNLAASQSLAAEDLWSDLPDLLLLSVLDRLPSLRDLFLVASVCRSWRSVFRSYFPSASYGRPPLLILPCVEPEAYQWIEPPRCRLRSPSGPFSSGRSMVPSETLYLTLLGSSYGQLIFGNRVGVVVADAFTGEELRPPILPESHRFYFGALTGPLSSPGSHLLLCDKQSLFLWQVGSSSWKECSFEQHHFFIIGVMAFKDNIFVLSSSETLYSLQFSPSLGVKEFTVPWCGESSSWAVAFGSCSRMVECDGKLMLIRIVPFGDEIDLCFAVYSLDFSGQPTWSKVDNLGDWALFIDMKSNFSISCAHPGRWGGRSNCIYHVDRLFDDWHEFPLDAPTRNIAEIEHPFDFHNLSLINWPSPIWVYPSMLY from the coding sequence ATGGAGAATCGCCGCCGCGCCACCGGAAATAAGCGACGGAGACGTCGCCGTTCGCCCGCGCCTCCGCGTCCCGCCTCTGACGAACGCAGGTCTGGCCTCCGTGACTCACTTCTCCGGTCATCCCTCGACCGCACCAATAGAAATCAGCGGCGCCGGCCTCCCGCCTCTGACCGTACCAATCTAGCCGCGTCTCAATCCCTCGCCGCCGAGGACCTCTGGTCCGACTTGCCAGATTTGCTCCTCCTTTCCGTCCTCGACCGCCTCCCCTCCCTCCGCGACCTGTTCTTAGTTGCTTCCGTATGCCGATCGTGGCGCTCCGTCTTCCGCTCCTACTTCCCGTCCGCCTCGTATGGCCGTCCGCCTCTCCTTATTCTCCCATGTGTCGAACCCGAAGCTTACCAGTGGATCGAACCTCCTCGATGCCGCCTGAGGTCTCCTTCCGGACCCTTTTCCAGCGGTCGTTCTATGGTCCCTTCGGAGACCCTCTACCTGACCCTTCTTGGCTCTTCCTACGGTCAGCTCATCTTCGGCAACCGCGTTGGTGTTGTGGTGGCCGACGCATTCACCGGGGAGGAGCTCCGCCCGCCCATCCTCCCCGAGTCCCACCGCTTCTACTTCGGAGCCTTAACTGGTCCTCTTTCATCCCCAGGTTCCCATCTCCTTTTGTGCGACAAGCAGAGCCTATTCCTGTGGCAAGTGGGAAGCAGCAGCTGGAAAGAATGCTCCTTTGAACAGCATCATTTCTTCATAATTGGTGTCATGGCTTTCAAAGACAATATTTTTGTGTTGAGCAGTAGCGAAACACTATACTCTCTGCAGTTTTCCCCCTCTCTCGGCGTGAAAGAATTCACAGTGCCGTGGTGCGGGGAAAGCTCCAGCTGGGCAGTGGCTTTTGGATCCTGTAGCCGGATGGTTGAGTGCGACGGCAAGCTCATGCTGATACGCATTGTTCCATTTGGGGATGAAATAGATTTGTGTTTTGCTGTGTACTCCTTGGACTTCTCGGGGCAGCCGACATGGTCGAAGGTGGATAATTTGGGAGATTGGGCATTGTTCATCGATATGAAGAGTAACTTTTCAATATCTTGCGCCCATCCAGGAAGGTGGGGAGGAAGGAGCAACTGTATTTATCATGTTGACCGTTTGTTTGATGATTGGCATGAATTTCCATTGGATGCTCCGACTAGGAACATTGCCGAAATAGAACATCCGTTTGACTTCCATAATCTTAGCTTAATAAACTGGCCTTCTCCAATTTGGGTTTATCCAAGCATGTTATATTGA